In Mycolicibacterium alvei, a single window of DNA contains:
- a CDS encoding lipoprotein LpqH, with product MNRVIAGAMGLLATGAVLVGCSNDKPAGSATDTEVSSGGNTQVKVDGSDLAGLDLNSVTCVKQGGKINVASAATGGQQGLGVVMTDEATPKVESLGLVFEGSALAVSEAMGVKVGSAEVKVDGDTYTITGEASGADMKNPMAGMINKPFTITVSCS from the coding sequence ATGAATCGAGTGATCGCAGGCGCCATGGGACTGCTCGCGACCGGTGCGGTGCTGGTGGGCTGCTCGAACGACAAGCCGGCCGGGTCGGCGACCGATACCGAGGTCAGCTCCGGAGGCAACACCCAGGTGAAGGTGGACGGTTCGGACCTGGCCGGCCTCGACCTGAACTCGGTCACCTGTGTCAAGCAGGGCGGCAAGATCAACGTGGCCAGCGCTGCGACCGGCGGCCAGCAGGGCCTGGGCGTGGTGATGACCGACGAGGCCACGCCGAAGGTCGAGTCGCTCGGACTGGTCTTTGAGGGCAGCGCGCTGGCCGTCAGCGAGGCCATGGGTGTCAAGGTCGGTTCGGCCGAGGTCAAGGTCGACGGGGACACCTACACCATCACCGGTGAGGCGTCGGGCGCCGACATGAAGAACCCGATGGCCGGGATGATCAACAAGCCGTTCACCATCACGGTGTCCTGCAGCTGA
- a CDS encoding CHAT domain-containing protein, producing the protein MTDTLVMRFADVGIATYVSLRVVGEPQRSVTWVIEEPHMEAVESLFTPALPDPIGTETPAEAVERAVATGAFAAPETEFELARVLGSNLIGMDAWQLLADCVADIRPVLFVTPSPRLGRVPWGQLAMPGTHGFRLMELVDVLMAVPPNIVHAPRSPARWPERQHRPPVLVLDPRIPGQRPDSALGSVLGRPSPNTPLSEHFGELVAGDSVLPEVDEAVELFRRTDTDRQWLADACAQHPSRLLYVGHASAADGAAGHADRAALHLAEAQPLTAGEMIATQLPIPPRVALLACASGGDYRFDEAAGLVAAMILGGAQLVTATLWSLPTTAGFRQFGPAGAQADPMAETIVGVDLAHRADDAGLTVNRWQRALMRRWRDGDLTASPLHWAAVATFTVDGTR; encoded by the coding sequence ATGACCGACACGCTGGTGATGCGATTCGCCGACGTCGGCATCGCGACCTATGTCAGCCTGCGCGTGGTGGGAGAGCCGCAACGTTCGGTGACCTGGGTGATCGAGGAACCGCACATGGAGGCGGTGGAGTCGTTGTTCACCCCGGCGCTGCCGGATCCGATCGGTACCGAAACACCCGCCGAGGCTGTCGAACGGGCGGTGGCTACCGGCGCGTTCGCGGCCCCGGAGACCGAATTCGAACTGGCCCGCGTGCTCGGTTCGAATCTGATCGGCATGGACGCCTGGCAACTACTTGCCGATTGCGTCGCCGACATCCGTCCGGTGCTGTTCGTGACGCCGAGCCCGCGGTTGGGCCGGGTGCCCTGGGGTCAGCTGGCGATGCCGGGCACCCACGGCTTCCGGCTGATGGAGTTGGTGGACGTGCTGATGGCGGTGCCGCCCAACATCGTTCATGCCCCGCGCAGCCCCGCCCGGTGGCCCGAACGCCAGCACCGTCCACCGGTGCTCGTCCTGGATCCCCGCATCCCCGGGCAGCGACCAGATTCGGCGCTGGGCTCGGTGCTGGGCCGCCCATCGCCGAACACGCCACTGTCGGAGCATTTCGGTGAGCTGGTGGCCGGCGACTCTGTCCTGCCCGAGGTGGACGAGGCGGTCGAGCTGTTCCGCCGCACCGACACCGACCGGCAGTGGTTGGCCGATGCCTGCGCGCAGCACCCGAGCCGGCTGCTCTACGTCGGGCATGCCAGCGCCGCAGACGGTGCCGCCGGGCACGCCGATCGTGCAGCCCTGCACCTGGCCGAGGCGCAACCGCTGACCGCGGGGGAGATGATCGCGACGCAGCTGCCGATTCCACCCCGAGTGGCGTTGCTGGCGTGCGCATCCGGCGGTGACTATCGATTCGACGAGGCGGCCGGACTCGTTGCCGCGATGATCCTGGGCGGTGCGCAACTGGTGACCGCCACCTTGTGGTCGCTGCCGACCACGGCCGGGTTCCGTCAGTTCGGTCCGGCCGGTGCACAGGCCGATCCGATGGCGGAGACCATCGTCGGGGTCGATCTGGCTCATCGGGCGGACGACGCGGGCCTGACGGTGAACCGCTGGCAGCGGGCGTTGATGCGCCGGTGGCGTGACGGCGACCTGACCGCCAGCCCGCTGCACTGGGCCGCTGTGGCCACCTTCACCGTCGACGGCACCCGCTGA